The following coding sequences are from one Oryzisolibacter sp. LB2S window:
- a CDS encoding DUF445 domain-containing protein — MPDPQPTTDTPAGAAADAQAGGVPERQAQLVRAKRQATGLLVAVVCVFALTYLLPPGLLQACLRAMSEAAMVGALADWFAVSALFRRIPLPVLQRHTDIIARNKERIGGNLAGFVRDKFLDGPSLVAMIRRHDPAGMLAQWLAEPANAGLLGRQVGRLALTALDTVEDAKIQSFLSQAARALLGQIDLSRSMAAALGALTYEGRHQVLLDDLLERLGTMVRNEETRAFVADTLVQWLRREHPLKQKLLPTDWLSGKGAAAITHAVDTLLKTVAEDPRHELREALDAGVQRLITRLQTDPDWARRAQDVRAYLQNDELLGRYVSELWADMRARLRADLANRDSELSRRVAAMGQWLGLALAGDAALRVRLNVRLQLWVASFSSELAQSVAEHIRTTVQRWDAQEMARLVELHIGRDLQYIRINGTVVGGAIGLLLFALSHAGALWALVTAG, encoded by the coding sequence ATGCCCGACCCACAGCCCACCACTGACACACCCGCTGGCGCAGCCGCTGATGCGCAGGCGGGCGGCGTGCCGGAGCGCCAGGCCCAGCTCGTGCGCGCCAAGCGCCAGGCCACGGGGCTGCTCGTGGCCGTGGTCTGCGTGTTCGCGCTCACCTATCTGCTGCCGCCCGGCCTGCTGCAGGCCTGCCTGCGCGCCATGTCCGAGGCGGCCATGGTGGGCGCGCTGGCCGACTGGTTTGCCGTCTCGGCGCTGTTTCGGCGCATACCGCTGCCCGTGCTGCAGCGCCACACCGACATCATTGCGCGCAACAAGGAGCGCATAGGCGGCAATCTCGCGGGCTTTGTGCGCGACAAGTTTCTCGACGGCCCCTCGCTCGTGGCCATGATCCGCCGCCATGACCCGGCCGGCATGCTCGCGCAGTGGCTGGCCGAGCCCGCGAATGCCGGACTGCTCGGGCGCCAGGTGGGGCGTCTGGCGCTCACGGCGCTGGACACGGTGGAGGACGCGAAGATCCAGTCCTTTCTGAGCCAGGCGGCGCGCGCCCTGCTCGGGCAGATCGACCTGTCGCGCTCCATGGCCGCGGCCCTGGGCGCGCTGACCTACGAGGGGCGCCATCAGGTGCTGCTCGACGACCTGCTCGAGCGCCTGGGCACCATGGTGCGCAACGAGGAGACGCGCGCCTTCGTCGCCGACACGCTGGTGCAGTGGCTGCGGCGCGAGCACCCGCTCAAGCAAAAGCTGCTGCCCACCGACTGGCTCTCGGGCAAGGGCGCGGCCGCCATCACCCATGCCGTGGACACGCTGCTCAAGACCGTGGCCGAGGACCCGCGCCACGAGCTGCGCGAGGCGCTGGACGCCGGCGTGCAGCGCCTCATCACGCGCCTGCAGACCGACCCGGACTGGGCGCGCCGCGCGCAAGACGTGCGCGCCTACCTGCAGAACGACGAGCTGCTGGGCCGCTACGTGAGCGAGCTCTGGGCCGACATGCGCGCGCGGCTGCGCGCCGACCTGGCCAACAGGGATTCGGAGCTGTCACGCCGCGTGGCCGCCATGGGCCAGTGGCTGGGCCTGGCGCTGGCCGGTGACGCTGCCCTGCGCGTGCGCCTGAACGTGCGCCTGCAGCTGTGGGTGGCCAGCTTCTCGTCCGAGCTCGCGCAGTCCGTGGCCGAACATATCCGCACCACGGTGCAGCGCTGGGACGCCCAGGAGATGGCGCGCCTGGTGGAGCTGCACATAGGCCGCGACCTGCAGTACATCCGCATCAACGGCACGGTGGTCGGCGGCGCCATAGGGCTGCTGCTGTTCGCGCTGTCGCATGCGGGCGCCCTCTGGGCCTTGGTCACGGCAGGGTGA
- a CDS encoding MarC family protein, with protein MDLPLPHLLLAFGKSLLFTLAGVLPIINPLATAPVFVDLTRGMSDGGRAALARRIGKNIALLLAGAMLSGSYLLDFFGVSLPVVRVAGGMIVASIAWRMLNAQQSTSEDTTQMAQSLSEDRVRIKAFYPLTFPLTCGPGSIAVAIAVGASLHSRRSVTETMVNIAGGLVGAVLLGMLVALTFRYANRVLQRLGETGQIVFLRLMAFMLLCVGVEIIWSGARVLILGVMNAG; from the coding sequence ATGGACCTGCCCCTCCCACACCTGCTGCTCGCCTTCGGCAAAAGCCTGCTGTTCACCCTGGCGGGCGTGCTGCCCATCATCAACCCGCTGGCGACGGCGCCGGTGTTCGTGGACCTCACGCGCGGCATGAGCGACGGCGGGCGCGCGGCCCTGGCGCGGCGCATTGGCAAGAACATCGCGCTGCTGCTGGCCGGCGCCATGCTCAGCGGCTCCTACCTGCTGGACTTCTTCGGCGTGTCCTTGCCCGTGGTGCGCGTGGCCGGCGGCATGATCGTCGCCTCCATCGCCTGGCGCATGCTCAACGCGCAGCAGAGCACCAGCGAGGACACGACCCAGATGGCCCAGTCCCTGAGCGAGGACCGCGTGCGCATCAAGGCCTTCTACCCGCTGACCTTTCCGCTGACCTGCGGCCCCGGCTCCATCGCCGTGGCCATCGCCGTCGGCGCCAGCCTGCACTCCCGGCGCAGCGTGACGGAGACCATGGTCAACATCGCCGGCGGCCTGGTGGGCGCCGTGCTGCTCGGGATGCTGGTGGCGCTGACGTTTCGCTATGCCAACCGCGTACTGCAGCGCCTGGGCGAGACCGGGCAGATCGTGTTCCTGCGCCTCATGGCCTTCATGCTGCTGTGCGTGGGCGTGGAAATCATCTGGAGCGGCGCGCGCGTCCTGATCCTCGGCGTGATGAACGCGGGCTGA
- a CDS encoding FAD-linked oxidase C-terminal domain-containing protein produces MSSSPSPTASAPERAARQQEVVQALSACVPQHALLWQSEDTTPYECDGLTAYRQRPLVVCLPETEEQVQAVLKTCHRLQVPVVARGAGTGLSGGAMPHAMGVTLSLAKFNRILDVDPVSRTARVQCGVRNLAISEAAAPHGLYYAPDPSSQIACTIGGNVAENSGGVHCLKYGLTVHNVLRVRGFTAEGEPVTFGSEALDTPGYDLLAAAIGSEGMLAVALEVTVRLIPSPQLARCIMASFDDVRKAGDAVAAVIAAGIIPAGLEMMDKPMTAAVEDFVKAGYDLTAEAILLCESDGTPEEVEEEIGRMSEVLRAAGATAISVSQDEAERMRFWSGRKNAFPASGRISPDYMCMDSTIPRKRLADILLAIQEMEKKYGLRCCNVFHAGDGNLHPLILFDANDPDELHRCELFGADILETSVAMGGTVTGEHGVGVEKLNSMCTQFTTEENAQMIALKHAFDPSGLLNPGKVIPTLNRCAEYGKMLVRGGRLAHPDLPRF; encoded by the coding sequence ATGAGCAGCAGCCCCTCCCCCACCGCTTCCGCCCCCGAACGTGCCGCGCGCCAGCAAGAAGTCGTGCAGGCCCTCTCGGCCTGCGTTCCGCAGCATGCGCTGCTGTGGCAGTCCGAGGACACCACCCCCTATGAATGCGACGGGCTCACGGCCTACCGCCAGCGCCCCCTGGTCGTCTGCCTGCCCGAGACCGAGGAACAGGTGCAGGCCGTGCTCAAGACCTGCCACCGCCTGCAGGTGCCGGTGGTGGCACGCGGCGCGGGCACGGGCCTGTCGGGCGGCGCCATGCCGCACGCCATGGGCGTGACGCTGTCGCTGGCCAAGTTCAACCGCATCCTCGATGTCGACCCCGTGAGCCGCACGGCGCGCGTGCAATGCGGCGTGCGCAACCTGGCCATCAGCGAGGCCGCGGCCCCCCACGGCCTGTACTACGCGCCCGACCCGAGCAGCCAGATCGCCTGCACCATAGGCGGCAACGTGGCCGAGAACTCGGGCGGCGTGCACTGCCTGAAATACGGCCTGACGGTGCACAACGTGCTGCGCGTGCGAGGCTTCACGGCCGAGGGCGAGCCCGTGACCTTCGGCAGCGAGGCCCTGGACACGCCGGGCTACGACCTGCTGGCCGCAGCCATCGGCAGCGAGGGCATGCTGGCCGTGGCGCTGGAGGTCACGGTGCGCCTGATACCGAGCCCGCAGCTCGCGCGCTGCATCATGGCCAGCTTCGACGATGTGAGGAAGGCCGGCGACGCCGTGGCCGCGGTGATCGCCGCGGGCATCATCCCCGCGGGCCTGGAGATGATGGACAAGCCCATGACCGCGGCCGTGGAGGACTTCGTCAAGGCCGGCTACGACCTCACGGCCGAGGCCATCCTGCTGTGCGAGAGCGACGGCACGCCCGAGGAGGTCGAGGAAGAGATAGGCCGCATGAGCGAGGTGCTGCGCGCCGCGGGCGCCACCGCCATCTCGGTGAGCCAGGACGAGGCCGAGCGCATGCGCTTCTGGAGCGGGCGCAAGAACGCCTTTCCAGCCAGCGGGCGCATCAGCCCCGACTACATGTGCATGGATTCGACCATCCCAAGAAAACGCCTGGCCGACATCCTGCTCGCCATCCAGGAGATGGAGAAGAAATACGGCCTGCGCTGCTGCAACGTGTTCCATGCCGGCGACGGCAATCTGCACCCGCTGATCCTGTTCGATGCCAACGACCCGGACGAGCTGCACCGCTGCGAGCTGTTCGGCGCCGACATCCTCGAGACCAGCGTGGCCATGGGCGGCACCGTGACGGGCGAGCATGGCGTGGGCGTGGAAAAGCTCAACAGCATGTGCACCCAGTTCACCACCGAGGAGAACGCGCAGATGATCGCCCTCAAGCACGCGTTCGACCCGTCCGGCCTGCTCAACCCCGGCAAGGTCATCCCCACGCTCAACCGCTGCGCCGAGTACGGCAAGATGCTGGTACGCGGCGGGCGCCTTGCGCACCCGGATCTGCCGCGCTTTTAG
- a CDS encoding LysR substrate-binding domain-containing protein, translated as MAASFSASAARRIPPIQCLLTFEALARLRSVTLTADELCVTPSAVSHRVKQLEQILGTRLFGRADFSLTTDGSAYLAHVREGLTALQHFPGGGAAPGKRRLKIAVTPTFARAILIPRLRQFTEAYPEIDLALHVSIPLLDVLAEDADLVVRYGPGHYADVEHVEISRDVLTPLASPAFVREHGPFDRPEDLEGLPLLRSPLEPWRSWFAVVGLDWAEPNEGSQFNDVGLMCDAAAAGMGVAPARLKLAAPWLEQGTLVRLFDIDAPSPHAHYLCWHTGTMDRWECAAFADWLRRAMA; from the coding sequence ATGGCCGCCTCGTTCAGCGCCAGCGCCGCAAGACGCATACCGCCCATCCAGTGCCTGCTGACCTTCGAGGCCCTGGCGCGGCTGCGCAGCGTGACGCTGACGGCCGACGAGCTGTGCGTCACGCCCAGCGCGGTGAGCCACCGCGTCAAGCAGCTCGAGCAGATCCTGGGCACGCGCCTGTTCGGGCGTGCCGACTTCTCCCTCACCACCGACGGCAGCGCCTACCTGGCCCATGTGCGCGAGGGCCTGACCGCGCTGCAGCACTTTCCGGGCGGCGGTGCAGCGCCGGGCAAGCGGCGCCTGAAGATCGCCGTCACCCCGACCTTCGCGCGCGCCATCCTGATCCCGCGCCTGCGCCAGTTCACCGAGGCCTACCCCGAGATCGACCTGGCGCTGCATGTCTCCATCCCGCTGCTGGACGTGCTGGCCGAGGATGCCGACCTGGTCGTGCGCTACGGCCCCGGCCACTATGCCGACGTGGAGCATGTGGAAATCTCGCGCGATGTGCTCACGCCCCTGGCCTCGCCCGCCTTCGTGCGCGAGCACGGCCCCTTCGACCGCCCCGAGGACCTGGAGGGACTGCCCCTGCTGCGCAGCCCGCTCGAGCCCTGGCGCAGCTGGTTTGCCGTCGTCGGCCTGGACTGGGCCGAGCCCAACGAGGGATCGCAGTTCAACGACGTGGGCCTGATGTGCGACGCCGCCGCCGCCGGCATGGGCGTGGCCCCGGCGCGCCTGAAGCTCGCCGCGCCCTGGCTGGAGCAGGGCACGCTGGTGCGGCTGTTCGACATCGACGCCCCCAGCCCCCACGCCCATTACCTGTGCTGGCACACCGGCACCATGGACCGCTGGGAATGCGCGGCCTTTGCCGACTGGCTGCGCCGGGCCATGGCGTGA
- the purU gene encoding formyltetrahydrofolate deformylase yields MTPAYILTLSCPDRLGLVHAVSGFLLEHGGNIEEAAQYNDDATGLFFMRVQFACAEHDCATLKEHLARFAEPYAMRWSLHAKSEAMRTVLMVSREGHCLNDLLFRVKSGLLPIDIRAIISNHRDFYQLAASYNIPFHHIPVTAATKAQAEARQYEIIESEGAELVVLARYMQVLSNELCTKLAGRAINIHHSFLPSFKGAKPYYQAHDRGVKLIGATAHYVTADLDEGPIIEQDVARADHTDAVEDLTARGRDTESLVLARAVKWHSEHRVLLNGHKTVVFR; encoded by the coding sequence ATGACTCCCGCCTACATACTTACCCTGTCCTGTCCCGACCGACTGGGGCTGGTGCACGCCGTCTCGGGCTTTCTGCTCGAGCATGGCGGCAACATCGAAGAGGCCGCCCAGTACAACGACGACGCCACCGGCCTGTTCTTCATGCGCGTGCAGTTCGCCTGCGCCGAGCATGACTGCGCCACGCTCAAGGAACACCTGGCGCGGTTTGCCGAGCCCTACGCCATGCGCTGGAGCCTGCACGCCAAGTCCGAGGCCATGCGCACCGTGCTCATGGTCAGCCGCGAGGGCCATTGCCTCAACGACCTGCTGTTCCGCGTGAAAAGCGGCCTGCTGCCCATCGACATTCGCGCCATCATCAGCAACCACCGCGACTTCTACCAGCTGGCCGCGAGCTACAACATTCCGTTTCACCACATTCCAGTCACCGCCGCCACCAAGGCCCAGGCCGAGGCACGGCAGTACGAGATCATCGAATCCGAAGGCGCCGAGTTGGTGGTGCTGGCGCGCTACATGCAGGTGCTGTCCAACGAGCTGTGCACCAAACTGGCGGGCCGCGCGATCAACATCCACCACAGCTTCCTGCCGAGCTTCAAGGGCGCCAAGCCCTATTACCAGGCGCATGACCGGGGCGTGAAGCTCATCGGCGCCACCGCCCACTACGTCACGGCCGACCTCGACGAGGGGCCGATTATCGAACAAGACGTGGCGCGCGCCGATCACACGGACGCCGTGGAGGATCTGACCGCACGCGGGCGCGACACCGAAAGCCTGGTGCTCGCGCGTGCCGTCAAGTGGCACAGCGAGCACCGCGTGCTGCTCAACGGCCACAAGACCGTGGTCTTTCGCTGA